In the genome of Candidatus Hydrogenedentota bacterium, the window AGTCTTATGCGCAATGGCGGCAATTCGTCCAGGCCCGCCACGCGGTCGGTCAGCGGACCGGCACGCGCATGGTGAAGGTGCTACCGCGGCCCAGTGCGCTTGCGACGGTGACGTTGCCCCGGTGTGCCTGCGCGATGTGCTTTACGATGGAGAGGCCGAGGCCCGTGCCGCCGAGTTCGCGGCTTCGCGCGCGATCGACGCGGTAGAACCGTTCGAAGATGCGCTCCAGCTCGTTGGCGGGAATGCCGGCGCCCTCGTCCACGACCTCGAGCACGAGCGCGGTGTTTTCGGGGAATGCGCGCACGATGACGGTTTGTCCCTCGTCGCTGTATTTAACCGCGTTGTTGATGAGGTTCACGAGGCCCTGCTCCAGGAGGGGCGGATTGACGGGGGCCGCGAGATCGTCGGGGCATTCGATCTGGATGCGGATCCCGCGCAGCTCGGCCTGGTGCTGGCAGAGCTCCGCGGCGGCCTCCACGATCGGCAGGACGGGCGCGCTCTCGGTTTGCAGGGCCGAGGCGTTCGGGGTCTGTTCCAGGCGCGAGAGCGAAAGCAGGTCTTCGATGATGGCGTCGAGCCGGTTGGCCTGTTTTTCGATGATCTGGAGGAAGTGGCGGGTATTCTGGGGGCTGGGGTCGGATTCGTCGAGCAGGGTTTCCACGAAGCCCTTGATCGAGGTGATGGGGGTTTTCAGCTCGTGGGACACATTGGCGACGAAGTCCTGCCGCATTTCCTCCAGGCGGCGCAACCGGGTGATGTCATGCAGCACGATGACGGCGCCCATCGCCGCGCCCGAGCCGTCGCGCAGCACGGTTCCCTGGGCTTTCAGCAGGATCGCATCCTGGTGCTCGACGGTCAATTCGGTTTCCAGCAGGCCATCGCTTTGCAGGGCGTCGTGCGCGAATCGCTGGAGCGCGCGGTTGCCGATCGCCTCGAGAATGGGGCGTCCCTTCACCGCGCTCGGCTGTACGCCGAGGAGGGCGATCGCGGCCTGGTTGATGCTGATAATGCGGAGCTCCGTGTCGACCGCGAGCACGCTCTCGATCATGCTGGAAAATACCGCCTCCATTTCATTGCGCTGCTTCTCCACCGCTTCGATGCGATCCGCGAGCTG includes:
- a CDS encoding HAMP domain-containing protein produces the protein MARTRFIWHIFPPFLAVVLLTLGLVWYVASREVEDALLRQTEADLAGRARMLRALAAHPELHDSPALLQERSEALGLDSDARITIIEPDGTVVVDSDEPPARMDNHASRPEVAAALEGRLGRAIRHSDTIATRMMYVALPERNEPGSRVYRVALPLTAIEETLDAIHRRLGLAIVGVSLFAALLSWIVSRRIMRPLAEVKAGADRFARGDLARPLAVPDTEEFAGLAEAMNDMAAQLADRIEAVEKQRNEMEAVFSSMIESVLAVDTELRIISINQAAIALLGVQPSAVKGRPILEAIGNRALQRFAHDALQSDGLLETELTVEHQDAILLKAQGTVLRDGSGAAMGAVIVLHDITRLRRLEEMRQDFVANVSHELKTPITSIKGFVETLLDESDPSPQNTRHFLQIIEKQANRLDAIIEDLLSLSRLEQTPNASALQTESAPVLPIVEAAAELCQHQAELRGIRIQIECPDDLAAPVNPPLLEQGLVNLINNAVKYSDEGQTVIVRAFPENTALVLEVVDEGAGIPANELERIFERFYRVDRARSRELGGTGLGLSIVKHIAQAHRGNVTVASALGRGSTFTMRVPVR